Proteins encoded by one window of Crassostrea angulata isolate pt1a10 chromosome 9, ASM2561291v2, whole genome shotgun sequence:
- the LOC128162449 gene encoding EGF domain-specific O-linked N-acetylglucosamine transferase-like — MYYIRRKTSSILLSVVVVYVVLFIYIIIYSDDFLYNQNVVSEMWLHSASDNYCFPSASAHAQQPLLFKFFYACDKEIVFFDKMFAVVSNVLFESFIRPQNQTPTSQPLTKFGLRSLSTQCAGVRDITGLHLKEPILTWFKQMRLTERFNDNEKAPVHRDIGLLLSRHDEGNLYHAMTQMYNIVLAKLLLGISPNRSVVGIFADDYGSHTILQELWDSFFQETLPLSGESHRKFHFDKLIIINSGYEGYLNHHRLSKLPFVGEFKQYFNSLFCTCSQRKLDCSSINIRVILRQDGTYRNGTIKVTERKFYNERNMLKEIQKSFPSHSVKGLRLENYPIKTQFLFISKTDFLIGVHGAGMTFALFLPEHAGVLELFPLYRDTGNVHYRTISKWRNLHYRAWQNFKTENEFPNFQTHFPVRVIAYYIQEFLNSRCKRHSIS; from the coding sequence ATGTATTATATTAGGAGGAAAACTTCGTCTATTCTTCTGAGTGTGGTTGTGGTATAcgttgttttattcatttatatcatCATTTATTCGGATGATTTTCTGTACAATCAAAATGTCGTGAGTGAAATGTGGTTACATTCAGCTTCAGACAATTACTGCTTCCCAAGTGCTTCCGCTCATGCGCAGCAACCacttttgttcaaatttttttacGCCTGTGATAAGGAGATCGTCTTTTTCGACAAGATGTTTGCCGTGGTTAGTAATGTTTTGTTCGAATCTTTCATCCGACCCCAAAATCAAACCCCTACATCACAAcctttaaccaaatttggtttaaGATCCCTTTCGACACAGTGCGCAGGCGTAAGGGATATAACGGGACTACATCTCAAGGAGCCGATTTTGACCTGGTTTAAACAAATGAGACTAACTGAGAGGTTCAATGACAATGAAAAAGCCCCGGTTCATAGAGATATCGGATTATTGTTATCACGACACGACGAGGGGAACTTGTACCATGCGATGACCCAAATGTACAATATTGTGTTAGCTAAGCTTCTTCTAGGGATATCGCCAAACAGAAGCGTTGTTGGTATTTTTGCCGATGATTATGGGAGTCATACGATTCTACAAGAATTATGGGATAGCTTTTTTCAAGAGACCCTGCCACTCTCGGGAGAGAGTCatagaaaatttcattttgataaacttataattattaattcagGTTATGAAGGTTACCTTAACCATCATCGCTTATCCAAACTTCCGTTCGTCGGGgaattcaaacaatattttaacagtttgttTTGCACATGTAGCCAAAGAAAACTGGACTGTTCTAGCATTAATATCCGGGTAATTCTGAGACAGGACGGAACGTATAGAAATGGAACAATAAAAGTTACAGAGCGAAAATTTTACAACGAAAGGAACATGTTGAAGGAAATTCAAAAGTCTTTTCCGAGTCACAGTGTGAAAGGCTTAAGACTTGAAAATTATCCAATAAAAAcacagtttttatttatttcaaaaacagatTTTCTGATTGGAGTACACGGAGCTGGAATGACCTTTGCCCTTTTTCTACCGGAACACGCAGGGGTGCTCGAGCTGTTTCCTTTATATAGAGATACCGGAAATGTTCATTATAGAACTATTTCAAAATGGCGGAACCTGCATTACCGAGCttggcaaaattttaaaacggaAAATGAATTTCCAAACTTTCAAACTCATTTTCCTGTTCGAGTGATTGCGTATTATATTCAGGAGTTTCTTAATTCTAGATGTAAACGTCACTCGATAAGCTAa